A genomic stretch from Halogranum gelatinilyticum includes:
- a CDS encoding DMT family transporter, which translates to MKFVSNLSANRDALLFVALAFVWGTSFMAIKAGLAELPPVLFAALRYDVAGVLLLAVALWRTDRWRPGTREEWTLVAVGGLLVIGLHFGLLFTGQQYVTSATGAIILSTTPMLTPLFAWLLLPDEGLGLPGMLGVLFGLAGVVAVANPDPSVLGGQFIGVGLMFLAAVSFAFGAVLTKRLPGHLPLATTQAWTMLLGAGFLHVLHVVLGEPALSTVAWSTDVLLSLGYLAVVAGAGGFLVYFHLLDRLGPTEISLVNYAVPVFAALSGWALLGETITTATVGGFALILVGFALMKWNAVFGRVVRLEARLARGYTAKNVYVPDTPARDGGHGYPSDD; encoded by the coding sequence CTCTCTGCGAATCGTGATGCACTGTTGTTCGTCGCCCTCGCCTTCGTCTGGGGTACCTCGTTCATGGCGATCAAGGCCGGTCTCGCGGAACTCCCGCCGGTTCTCTTTGCGGCCCTCCGCTACGACGTCGCTGGCGTCCTCCTGCTCGCCGTCGCGCTCTGGCGGACCGACCGCTGGCGGCCGGGGACGCGCGAGGAGTGGACGCTTGTCGCCGTCGGCGGCTTGCTGGTCATCGGCCTCCATTTCGGCCTTCTCTTCACGGGCCAGCAGTACGTGACGAGTGCCACCGGCGCGATTATCCTGAGCACGACACCGATGTTGACGCCGCTGTTCGCGTGGCTCCTCCTGCCGGACGAGGGACTCGGCCTGCCGGGGATGCTCGGCGTGCTCTTCGGGCTCGCGGGCGTCGTCGCCGTCGCCAACCCCGACCCGTCGGTCCTCGGCGGGCAGTTCATCGGCGTCGGGCTGATGTTCCTCGCGGCCGTGAGCTTCGCGTTCGGTGCGGTTCTCACGAAGCGACTGCCCGGCCACCTGCCGCTGGCGACGACGCAGGCCTGGACGATGCTGCTCGGCGCGGGCTTCCTCCACGTCCTCCACGTCGTGCTCGGCGAACCCGCGCTGTCGACCGTCGCGTGGTCGACCGACGTCCTGCTCTCGCTGGGCTACCTCGCGGTCGTCGCCGGTGCAGGCGGCTTCCTCGTCTACTTCCACCTGCTGGACCGCCTCGGCCCGACCGAGATCAGCCTCGTCAACTACGCCGTCCCGGTCTTCGCCGCGCTCTCGGGCTGGGCACTGCTCGGCGAGACCATCACCACGGCGACCGTCGGCGGCTTCGCGCTCATCCTCGTCGGCTTCGCGCTGATGAAGTGGAACGCCGTCTTCGGCCGCGTCGTCCGCCTCGAAGCCCGTCTCGCCCGCGGCTACACGGCGAAGAACGTCTACGTGCCGGACACGCCCGCTCGTGACGGCGGCCACGGCTATCCGAGCGACGACTGA
- a CDS encoding DUF4112 domain-containing protein: protein MGDAPSGESWLSVADEAEAQETLDRLHGISHLLDNAFRIPGTQYRIGLDPILGLLPVVGDVPGAVLAAYIVVEAAYLGVPRETLARMLFNLVVDATIGSLPVVGDAFDAVWKANARNVGLLEARRLDPGDAATDRRFLLLAVVAIVGFILALGALSALVVVWAVGRLGLV, encoded by the coding sequence GTGGGCGACGCGCCGTCCGGAGAGTCGTGGCTCTCCGTCGCCGACGAGGCGGAGGCTCAGGAGACGCTCGACCGCCTCCACGGCATCAGCCACCTGCTCGACAACGCGTTTCGGATTCCGGGGACGCAGTATCGGATCGGACTCGACCCGATTCTCGGCCTTCTCCCGGTCGTCGGCGACGTTCCGGGCGCGGTGCTCGCGGCGTACATCGTCGTCGAAGCCGCGTATCTCGGTGTCCCGCGCGAGACGCTCGCGCGGATGCTGTTCAACCTCGTCGTTGACGCCACCATCGGCTCGTTGCCCGTCGTCGGCGACGCCTTCGACGCGGTCTGGAAGGCCAACGCGCGCAACGTCGGCCTGCTCGAAGCACGTCGACTCGACCCCGGCGACGCGGCGACCGACCGTCGGTTTCTGCTGCTGGCGGTCGTCGCAATCGTAGGGTTCATCCTCGCGCTCGGCGCGCTGTCGGCACTCGTCGTGGTGTGGGCCGTCGGCAGACTCGGACTCGTCTGA
- a CDS encoding M48 family metalloprotease: protein MSLRPDHALRVRLGVAVAAVLGFDALLVFAPAWAVAQLVPNVTLRDAVLAAAVVTPVLVVLQGWFAYRRTLGALSPRTVSPEEEPELHALLDRLCRQGDVPKPGLAVADSTVPNSVVAGRPGDPVVVVTTALVDALDREELAAVLAHELAHVKNRDRFATVFAAAPAILAHQYLVWQSRRLSREVERADRGGLVGSGESDFASGLLGIAVGLVFGVVSEAVFRLFATQREYAADRAAARLTGNPAALAAALSTLDERVRAVPRGDLRTQEGSVQAVSFLPYPFEHREQRADTNADIDWTDPAAVESMYENQPLKRRTDEKNEEPIPLPVRSHPSTRRRVDRLRSMV, encoded by the coding sequence ATGTCGCTCCGTCCCGACCACGCGCTTCGCGTCCGACTCGGCGTCGCGGTCGCCGCCGTCCTCGGCTTCGACGCCCTCCTCGTCTTCGCCCCGGCGTGGGCGGTCGCCCAGCTCGTGCCGAACGTCACGCTCCGCGACGCGGTGCTGGCTGCCGCGGTCGTGACGCCGGTCCTCGTCGTCCTCCAGGGCTGGTTCGCGTACCGACGGACGCTGGGCGCGCTCTCCCCGCGCACGGTCAGTCCCGAGGAGGAACCGGAACTGCACGCGCTCCTCGACCGCCTCTGTCGGCAGGGCGACGTGCCGAAGCCCGGCCTCGCCGTCGCCGATTCGACGGTGCCGAACAGCGTCGTCGCGGGCCGTCCCGGCGACCCGGTCGTCGTCGTGACGACGGCGCTCGTCGACGCGCTCGACCGTGAGGAACTCGCGGCGGTCCTCGCCCACGAACTCGCCCACGTCAAGAACCGCGACCGCTTCGCGACGGTGTTCGCCGCTGCCCCGGCCATCCTCGCCCACCAGTATCTCGTCTGGCAGTCGCGACGGCTGAGCCGGGAGGTCGAACGGGCCGACCGAGGCGGTCTCGTCGGTTCCGGCGAGAGCGACTTCGCGAGTGGCCTGCTCGGTATCGCCGTCGGCCTGGTCTTCGGCGTCGTCAGCGAGGCCGTCTTCCGGCTCTTCGCCACCCAACGGGAGTACGCCGCCGACCGGGCCGCCGCACGGCTCACCGGAAACCCGGCGGCGCTGGCCGCTGCGCTCTCGACGCTCGACGAGCGGGTCCGTGCGGTCCCCCGGGGGGACCTCCGTACACAGGAAGGGAGCGTGCAGGCGGTGTCGTTCCTGCCGTATCCGTTCGAGCACCGCGAGCAGCGCGCCGACACCAACGCGGACATCGACTGGACCGATCCGGCCGCCGTCGAGTCGATGTACGAGAACCAGCCGCTGAAGCGACGGACCGACGAGAAGAACGAGGAGCCGATTCCGCTTCCGGTGCGGTCGCATCCGTCGACTCGCCGCCGTGTCGACCGACTTCGGTCGATGGTGTGA